The following proteins are co-located in the Polystyrenella longa genome:
- a CDS encoding sigma-54 interaction domain-containing protein, which produces MSQSGSPRWMSWRSLRWNSEMEQLGSIVQFCDRMLQFLCDSSTSDEFLKQLLPEMATEFSAQRICLWQRTPKWKLLTELGRAGSDEPDLRQFEEILDRGESSFNAQGTVPSLMVPLEMGAGNSLVLVMEGNRVDSSMLESSVACGRFLSHCLQLINSGDSLGDEIFQLQKMLEVVSRLPMIHETQKLLEYLAESATELVDCDRASIFVWSKESSEITACPALGVEGNTLRLPDNVGIVGEVIHSGRTIRVDDVSHDERFHGKVDKTSGYQTRNLLCVPLRGSDNEIIGAFEVINKNEGLFTAADEQFLLRIAPHAAAAIVNTKEHETLTRSRANLEEQVTRGVRLIGESPAIEALRNTVDRLAATDLPVLILGESGTGKEVVSTSLHYLGPRAKHPFVAVNCAAIAETLLESELFGHIKGAFTDASENRKGKFELAEGGTIFLDEIGDMSLGGQAKLLRVLEQKVVTPVGGSQNIPINVRIVAATNANLLESVREKKFREDLYYRLSVVTQHLPPLRDRPEDILPLAQFFLKQFSVQARRPELRLSSEARLRMQSHSWPGNIRELRNLMERVAFLANGDQVEAEDLAFILSPDESLQNEPFLELGLNDATSSFQREFIRKSVKRVNGNMSEAARLMGLHRSNLYRKMRHLDMNEVGGEQ; this is translated from the coding sequence ATGTCACAATCTGGTTCCCCCCGTTGGATGAGCTGGCGAAGTTTAAGATGGAACAGCGAGATGGAGCAATTGGGCTCGATCGTCCAGTTCTGCGACCGCATGCTGCAATTCCTTTGCGATTCTTCCACTTCCGATGAGTTCCTCAAACAACTTCTCCCGGAGATGGCCACTGAATTTTCCGCTCAGCGAATCTGCCTCTGGCAACGCACTCCCAAATGGAAATTACTGACTGAATTAGGCCGGGCCGGAAGCGACGAGCCCGATTTGCGTCAGTTTGAGGAAATCCTCGATCGGGGCGAATCCAGCTTCAACGCTCAGGGAACAGTTCCCTCCCTGATGGTTCCTCTGGAAATGGGCGCCGGAAATTCGCTTGTCCTCGTCATGGAGGGTAATCGGGTCGACTCCAGCATGCTCGAGAGTTCCGTCGCCTGTGGCCGTTTTCTCTCACACTGTCTCCAATTGATCAACAGTGGTGACAGCCTGGGTGATGAAATTTTCCAGCTACAGAAAATGCTGGAAGTTGTCTCCCGGTTGCCCATGATTCATGAAACACAAAAGCTGCTCGAATACCTGGCCGAAAGTGCCACTGAGCTGGTCGACTGCGACCGGGCGAGTATTTTTGTCTGGAGCAAAGAGAGCAGCGAAATCACTGCCTGCCCTGCATTGGGAGTGGAAGGAAACACCCTGCGTCTGCCTGACAACGTCGGTATCGTGGGTGAAGTCATTCATTCAGGTCGGACCATCCGCGTCGATGACGTCTCTCACGACGAACGCTTCCACGGAAAAGTCGATAAAACCAGTGGCTACCAGACGCGCAACCTGCTTTGCGTGCCGCTGCGGGGAAGTGACAACGAAATCATTGGGGCTTTTGAAGTTATCAACAAGAACGAAGGACTCTTCACTGCTGCCGATGAGCAATTTCTGTTGCGCATCGCCCCCCATGCGGCTGCCGCAATTGTGAACACGAAAGAGCATGAAACACTCACCCGTAGCCGGGCTAACCTGGAAGAACAGGTCACCAGAGGGGTTCGTCTCATTGGAGAGAGCCCGGCGATTGAAGCCTTACGGAATACCGTCGATCGTCTAGCCGCCACTGACCTGCCCGTATTGATTCTGGGTGAAAGTGGAACGGGTAAGGAAGTCGTTTCGACCTCTCTCCATTACCTCGGTCCACGGGCCAAACATCCTTTCGTCGCCGTGAACTGTGCCGCGATTGCCGAAACATTATTGGAGAGCGAACTCTTCGGCCACATCAAGGGAGCCTTCACCGATGCCAGCGAAAATCGGAAGGGCAAATTTGAACTCGCAGAAGGAGGAACGATCTTCCTCGATGAAATCGGCGACATGAGTCTGGGTGGCCAGGCCAAGCTGTTGCGGGTACTGGAACAGAAAGTAGTCACGCCCGTAGGTGGCTCGCAGAATATTCCAATTAACGTGCGAATCGTCGCCGCCACGAACGCCAATCTGCTGGAGTCTGTTCGGGAAAAGAAATTCCGGGAAGACCTCTACTATCGCCTGAGTGTTGTCACCCAGCACCTGCCCCCGTTACGGGATCGGCCGGAAGACATCCTCCCACTGGCCCAGTTCTTTCTGAAACAGTTCTCGGTACAGGCCCGTCGTCCAGAACTCCGTCTTTCGAGTGAAGCGCGTCTGCGGATGCAGTCTCACAGTTGGCCCGGTAACATTCGCGAATTACGCAACCTGATGGAACGGGTCGCGTTCCTCGCCAATGGTGACCAAGTCGAAGCGGAAGACCTGGCATTCATTCTCAGCCCGGATGAATCGCTTCAGAACGAGCCCTTCCTCGAGCTGGGTCTGAACGATGCAACTTCTTCCTTTCAGCGCGAATTCATCCGTAAATCGGTGAAACGAGTCAACGGCAACATGAGCGAAGCAGCCCGCCTGATGGGACTGCATCGCTCCAACCTGTACCGCAAAATGCGTCATCTCGACATGAATGAAGTTGGCGGCGAACAGTAG